A genomic region of Bernardetia sp. ABR2-2B contains the following coding sequences:
- a CDS encoding M14 family zinc carboxypeptidase, which translates to MKKISLLLSVFLFSQFAFLSCSMAQQNTSSSATNFSIPFDTNTNQTVTYQEGIKFLNKLETAYPQFLKVNEFGMTDSGEPLHEIIFEINGKFNTLFETEKENKFVVFINNGIHPGESDGVDATFMLLRDLCTKEEVRNQYKNIVLVVIPFYNISGTLTRNSTTRANQNGAEEYGFRGNVKNLDLNRDFVKCDSKNGESFNKLFQKWQPLVYLENHVSNGADYQYTMTHLATQADKLGGKMGSFLNEKFTPALEKAMISRDEEMTPYVNVFGYDPLNGWEGFMDSPRYSTGYAALFQTFSMLTETHMLKPYDKRVKATSIFMEELLKYVQENGLELQKIKNQDQKEVKIKKEFVLDWELDKERFRTLNFKGYESSLEKSKVSGLDRMKYDRSKPYQKEVKYYDAFKPSFKIDAPKAYLIPLAYTKVLERLKWNGVKMDTLINEEHKDHNVEVYSIENYKTSPSAYESHYLHYEVEVSKEKMSFEDALRYPEQKYILVKLNQKSNRYIIEMLEPQAKDSFFAWNFFDGILQQKEHFSPYVFEDVAAQILEENPELRKKLEDKKVDDEKFAKNAYLQLEFVYQHSIHYEKTHLKYPVLRVVE; encoded by the coding sequence ATGAAAAAAATATCTCTCCTTCTTTCTGTTTTCCTCTTCTCTCAATTTGCTTTCTTATCTTGTTCTATGGCGCAACAAAATACTTCTTCCTCTGCAACTAATTTTTCTATTCCTTTTGATACCAACACAAATCAGACAGTTACTTACCAAGAGGGAATCAAATTTTTGAATAAATTAGAGACTGCTTATCCTCAATTTCTGAAAGTCAATGAATTTGGAATGACAGATAGTGGTGAACCACTGCACGAAATTATTTTTGAAATAAATGGAAAATTTAATACACTTTTTGAAACAGAAAAAGAAAATAAGTTTGTTGTCTTTATAAACAACGGAATCCACCCTGGAGAATCAGATGGAGTAGATGCAACTTTTATGCTGCTGCGTGATTTGTGTACAAAAGAAGAAGTCAGAAATCAATATAAAAACATTGTTTTGGTAGTCATTCCTTTTTATAACATAAGTGGAACACTAACGAGAAACTCAACAACAAGAGCAAATCAGAATGGAGCAGAAGAGTACGGTTTTCGTGGAAATGTCAAAAATTTAGACTTAAATCGTGATTTTGTAAAATGTGATTCGAAAAACGGAGAGAGTTTTAATAAGTTATTTCAAAAATGGCAGCCTTTAGTCTATCTTGAAAACCACGTTTCGAATGGTGCAGATTATCAATATACGATGACACATTTGGCTACACAAGCTGATAAATTAGGTGGGAAAATGGGAAGTTTTTTGAATGAAAAGTTTACTCCTGCCTTAGAAAAAGCGATGATAAGTCGTGATGAGGAAATGACACCGTATGTCAATGTTTTTGGTTATGACCCTCTCAATGGTTGGGAAGGTTTTATGGATTCGCCTCGTTATTCAACAGGTTATGCTGCTCTTTTTCAAACTTTTTCTATGCTTACCGAAACGCATATGCTCAAGCCTTACGACAAACGAGTAAAAGCAACCTCTATTTTTATGGAAGAACTTTTAAAGTATGTTCAAGAAAATGGATTAGAGCTTCAAAAAATCAAAAATCAAGACCAAAAAGAAGTCAAGATAAAAAAAGAATTTGTTTTAGATTGGGAGTTAGACAAAGAAAGATTCAGAACTCTCAATTTCAAAGGATATGAATCTTCATTAGAGAAAAGCAAAGTTTCTGGACTAGATAGAATGAAATATGACCGTTCGAAACCATATCAAAAAGAAGTGAAGTATTATGATGCCTTCAAACCATCTTTCAAAATTGATGCACCAAAAGCATATTTGATTCCACTTGCTTACACAAAAGTTTTAGAACGTTTGAAATGGAATGGAGTAAAAATGGATACTTTAATTAATGAAGAACACAAAGACCATAATGTAGAGGTCTATTCTATTGAAAATTATAAAACTTCGCCGTCGGCTTACGAAAGTCATTATTTACATTATGAAGTTGAGGTTTCTAAAGAAAAAATGAGTTTTGAAGATGCTTTGCGCTATCCAGAACAGAAATATATTTTGGTAAAATTAAATCAAAAATCAAACAGATATATTATTGAAATGTTAGAACCACAAGCAAAAGATTCATTTTTTGCTTGGAATTTCTTTGATGGGATTTTACAGCAAAAAGAGCATTTCTCCCCTTATGTTTTTGAAGACGTAGCTGCTCAAATATTAGAAGAAAACCCAGAGTTGAGAAAAAAACTAGAAGACAAAAAAGTAGATGATGAAAAATTTGCAAAAAATGCTTATTTACAATTAGAATTTGTCTATCAACATTCAATTCATTACGAAAAAACACATTTGAAATATCCTGTATTGAGGGTCGTAGAATAG